CCAGCGTGCGGCACCGGCGGGTTCCTCACCTGCGCCGTCCGGCAAATGCGCGAACGGTACGTGAAGCGGCCCGAGGACGAGGTGAGAATGCAAACCTCCCTTCGGGCGGTTGAGAAAAAGCCGCTTCCCCACATGCTCGCCGTCACGAACATGCTCCTGCACAGCATCGAGGATCCGTCCTTCTTGCGCCATGACAACACGCTGGCGCGTCCCTACATCTCCTGGGGCCGGGACGAGCGCGTGGACATCGTGCTGACCAATCCGCCGTTCGGCGGCAAGGAGGAGGACGGCATCGAGTCGAACTTCCCGAAGCACTTCCAGACACGCGAGACGGCGGACCTATTCTTGGCCCTGATCATCCGGCTTCTGAAATCCGGCGGCAGGGCTGCCGTGGTCCTTCCCGACGGCTCCTTGTTCGGCGAGGGTGTCAAGACGCGGCTCAAAGAGCACCTGATGGAGCAATGCAATCTCCACACCATCGTGCGCTTGCCGAACTCGGTGTTTCGCCCCTACGCCTCAATCGGTACGAACTTGTTGTTCTTCGAGAAGGGAAAACCGACCAAGGACATCTGGTTCTGGGAACATCTCGTGCCCGAAGGCCAAAAGGCCTATTCCATGACCCGGCCCATCCGGCTGGAGCATCTTGAGGACTGTGCCGCTTGGTGGGGCGGGGCAGAACGTAAGAGCCGCGAGGAAGGTGAACGAGCTTGGAAGGTGACTGCCGAGGAGATCACAGCGCGCGGCTACAACCTCGACATCAAGAATCCTCATACCGAGGAGGAGGACCTTGGCGATCCCGAGATACTCCTGGAGGAGCTGACCCGCGCCGAGGCCGAGGTGATATCAGTGCGAGACCAGTTGAAGGGAATCCTGACAGAGGCGCTGTTGCGGTGAATGCTGATCGCCTATTCGCCCTATACGACCGCGTAGCCGAGGCACCGGACGCCGTTGGACGTCTGCGCCGCTTTGTGCTGGATCTCGCCGTGCGCGGCAAGTTGGCAGAGCAAGATCCGGCAGACGAACCGACGTCGGAACTGTCTGAGTTAATTGTGCGAAACAGAATCAACGACTTGGGGCTTCCAGGAAATTGGTGCCGTACGACAGTTGGGGACATCCTTGACTTCCGATACGGGAAAGGGTTGAAGGTGAGTGATCGTGCAGACGATGGTCCAGTGCCCGTCTACGGTTCTAATGGGATTGTAGGCTACACCACCACGCCATTGACGATACGACGATCTGTCATCGTAGGCCGCAAGGGATCTGCAGGAGCACTGAACAAGTGTAACGGACCATCGTGGACGACTGATGTCGCATACTATGTAGAATCGCCAAGTTTCTTTAATCTCGATTATCTGTTCTTCTCTCTCGCTACGCTTGATCTGAGCGACCTACGAAAGGGTGTCAAGCCTGGCCTCAGCCGCGCGGATGCCTACAGCAAGCTCATTAGTGTCCCGCCCCTCGCCGAGCAGCAGCGCATCGTTGCCAAGGTCGATGAGCTTATGGCCCTCTGCGACCAGTTGGAGGAAACACGCACGGCGCGGGAGGACACCCGCGACCGGCTCACCAGGGCTAGTCTTACCCGTCTGGTCGCTCCCGAAATCGACGCACCGACGTTTCGTTCTCACGCGCGCTTTGCCGTCGATGCGCTGCCCGCACTGACCGCCCGAGCCGATCAGGTCAAGAATCTGCGCCAGACCATTCTCAACCTTGCCGTGCGGGGGAAGCTGGTGGAGCAGGATCCGTCGGATGAGCCGGCGTCCGAGTTGCTGAAGCTGATCGCGGCCGAGAAGGCACGGCTGTTGAAGGCTCGCAAGATCAGAAAACGGAAACCAACAGAATCGCTGTCGCCTCCCGAGCCCGCCTTCGGACTACCGAGTGGTTGGACGGTCGCAAGGTTGTCGGATGTCGTGGTCGAATTGCAAACCGGACCGTTCGGTAGTTCCCTTCACAAGAGTGACTACAAGATGGGCGGGACACCCGTCGTCAACCCCGCTTCAATACGCAACGGGAAGATCGTGCCGGTGGGAAAAATGGCTGTCGGGACCGACACCCTGGAGAGACTCGCAAACTTCAAGCTCCGTGCTGGCGACATCGTGATGGGCCGCCGGGGTGAAATGGGACGATGTGCGGTAGTGGCTGAGNNNNNNNNNNGCTCTGTGGGACGGGAAGCTTGATCCTCCGTCTTTCGGACAGCGTTTGCGCAGAATACCTCGCCATGCTCATCGGATCACCCGATGTTCGGGAGTACCTCCAAGGTTCTTCCGTCGGCATAACAATGCGGAATCTGAACCAATCCATCCTGCTGGCAATGAGCATCGGCCTGCCGCCCCTCGCCGAGCAGCACCGCATCGTCGCCACGGTCGATGCCCTCATGGCGCTGTGCGACCAGTTGCAGGCCGAGGTCGGTGAAGCGGATGGCATACGCAGCAAGCTGCTCGATTCCCTTCTGCATGAGTCGCTAGCCTTCCAGGAAGCCAGCATCAATGTAACTGTCGGCAGCAGTGCGAGGGTTTGGGCATGATCTTCCCTGACCAGCCCTACATGAATCACGTCAGCGAAGCACTGTGGCGGATCGGCGGCGGCGCATCTGTCATGGTGGGCAGCGGGTTCAGCCGGAACGCCCGGCCCCGGCGCCCGGATCCGCCGCCGATGCCCACGCTCAAGGAGATGGCGCGAGAGCTTCATAGGATGCTTCATCCCTGCGTGGGAAACCCAACGGATTGTCCGCCGCCCGAGCGAGTTCCCCGACTTGCCGAGGAGTACCAAGCGGCGTTCGGACCCATCGGATTGCACGAGGCGCTCCGGCGAATGGTCCCGGATCGCGATTATGTGCCCGGTCCATTTCATGAGCGGCTCCTCCGAATGCCTTGGTGCGACACCTTCACCACGAACTGGGACACGCTCCTCGAACGTGCGCGCGCCGTACCAGCATACGCCGCCGTCCGCGCCCCAAGCGACCTCCCGTCGAGTACTCGCCCTCGAATCGTCAAGCTGCACGGATCTCTGCCGAACCCGCCTCTCATCCTTACGGAGGAGGCCTATCGCACGTACCGGCGCACATACGCGCCGTTCGTAAACACCGTTCAGCAAGCGATGATGGAGACCGTCGTGCTCCTCCTCGGGTTTTCGGGCGACGATCCGAACTTCCTACACTGGTCCGGCTGGGTGCGCGACAACCTTGGCGCCGACGCTCCGAAGATTTACCTCGCTGGCCACCTCCGCCTGTCGCGCACGCGGCGGCGAATGCTGCAAGCGCGCAACGTCGTTCCCATTGACCTCGCGGAACACCCGAAAGCCAGCGAGTGGCCGGATCGCCACCGACTCGCAACGGATTGGATCCTGACCTCGCTCGAATGCGGCCGACCCTATGACCAGACGCGATGGCCAAGGCCGGAGAAGCGGAAGGAGGTTGATTCGCGGCTCGAACCTGTAGCGGCGCTGCGACCCTTGGCCGGTCCCGTCGCCGAACCCGACATGGTTCCGCCCCAATCAACTTCAATTGAGGCCAACAAGGCGGAAGTCACCAAGGTAGTAGAGGCATGGCGGCACAACCGAGAGTGCTATCCCGGCTGGATCGTGTTCCCGCGAGACATACGATCGGACCAGCGGGACACCGTCGAGAGCTGGGCTCCATTCATTCTTGACGTTCTGCCCAGCATGAAGCTGTTGGAGCGTCTGGATGTCATCTGCGAGATGATCTGGCGATTCGAGACATCGCTGGCGCGGATGCCGGAGGCACTGGAAACGGCCGCCAACGAGGTGTTGGTTGCCATCGATTGCCGGACGCGTACGGTTGGCGGCGACAGAGTTGCAACGGCTGACTGGACTGCGATTCGGGCCAAGTGGCGCGATGTGGCCTTGTCGCTCCTGACGGCCGCGCGGTACCGGCTGGATACGGACGGATTCGAGGCGGGCCTTGAACGGCTGACGGACTACATAGATGACGATCCCTGCGCCGCCGAACGGTTTCACCACGAGCGTTGCCTCTGGTCTCTGTGGGAACTGGACTACGAGTCGTTGGAGGAGAGGCTCGGCGAATGGAATGTCGGCGACATGGATCCGATGTGGAAGGTGCGCAAGAGCGCCCTGCTGAGGGACATTGGAAGGGGTTCGGAAGCGAACAGTCTGGTTGAAGAAGCAGTTGCGGAGATCGGAACTATCCCGCAGTCGAGCGGGGAAATCGCAGCAGTGTCTCGCGAAGGATGGGCGCTACGGAGCACGATGTCCCGGGATAACTTCGCGAGAATCCATGGGCGGTTGCGCGAACTCGCACCACTGAAGTGCGACGCACGGGATGTCTGGGACCTGAGTAGCGAGCTGGAACACCTCGATAGGACTGGACAGCCTGCACCCCACTTCGATCTGGGTGTCAAGCGCACGAGCCGCCAATCGATCCGGTCCGCGAACGATGTGCGGACCAGTGCCTACACGAGCGTGCGATTGGCTGAAGTCGCTGGCCTGCCCACTGCCGTGGACTTGATGGTTGTCGCGGGTTCCTTGCTCGCACTTTCGGCCGAGCGGCTTGCGATAGACGATCCGAGAATCGCCGTTTCATTAGTTCTCCGGGCAACGAAGGTTGAGAGCGCCCCGGCGCTTGAGCGTGTCTTGTCCCGAGAACGCGTCGCCGCGCTTCCGAAAAACGAAGCGAGACGGCTCTGCGACGCAACGCAGCGTTTGGCCCTTCATGCCATCAGCCGGATCGAGACGACGAGGCGGCGGGAGAAGAATATCCCGTGGTTAGAACGTGCCCGAGTAGCTATGGAGGGTTGGTCGCGTTTGGTATTGCGGAGGGGTGCCGAGGCCGCCAGCGAGACCTTCCGTCGCGCGCTTGAGTTGTACCGAGACCCGGTGGTGGAATCGCACGTCTTGTTGCACGATGCGTTGGGCAATCTCCTGAGGCGCTCGTGGAAGACGATGCCGCCACACTACCGGGTGAGGTGGATCCTTGACATCCTCGAAACACCAATTCCAAACAACGACGAGGACGGAGCGATCTCCAGGTATCCGGAGCCCGGCGATCTCTTGCGTGATGTGCGGCGACCTCCGGATCGAACGCCAGAGAGCGAGTCTCGTTGGACGAAGGTGGTGGAGACGCTCGTACGAACTGCGGATGGGAGCGGGGAGTTACGCGAGCGAGCCTCCAGAAGGCTTGGCAGGCTTGCGGCCTGGGGGCTCCTGACCGAACCTGAGGCCATGCAAGCGGCGGCGGCTTGGTGGGGAGCCGAAGCAGACGAGGACACCCCTGTCCCCACACAGACCACTCTCCACGACTATGCCTTCATCGTACTGCCGGAACCACGTCCGGGCATGGGCAGGAGGGCGTTCGCGCGAAAATGGCTTGCAGGCGATGCCTCGCAGATCGCACTCACCAAGCTATACGGGTATGGTGCGTCTGGGTTGACTGCGCCCCATCAGAATCCGCGGAGCGCTGACGACATCCTGTATCAGGCGGGACGTGCGGTCGCCTTCATGCGACACCGCGAGCGCAGCCTCGAATTGTCACAGTCCGAGGAGGCCTTCCTCACGGATGTAATCGATCGATGGACGGAAACCGGTGTTCGGTGGGTCCGGGACTTCCCCGACATGGTCTATGCACCGTTTCGTACATCCATGAAACATGCGGGTGACGGACTTGGGTGGGTGCTCTCCGACATGCGGGTGCCC
Above is a window of Acidobacteriota bacterium DNA encoding:
- a CDS encoding class I SAM-dependent DNA methyltransferase, whose translation is MSVSTLVKSIQNIMRQDVGVDGDAQRISQLCWMFFLKIIDDQDQELEVLKDGYRSPVPDPLQWRSWAGDPEGITGDDLLEFVNGDLFPKLKELPRRAGPRASVVRDVFEDANNYMKSGQLMRQVVNKINGIDFNNLAARQHFGDIYEQILNDLQSAGNAGEYYTPRAVTSFMARMIDPKPGETLFDPACGTGGFLTCAVRQMRERYVKRPEDEVRMQTSLRAVEKKPLPHMLAVTNMLLHSIEDPSFLRHDNTLARPYISWGRDERVDIVLTNPPFGGKEEDGIESNFPKHFQTRETADLFLALIIRLLKSGGRAAVVLPDGSLFGEGVKTRLKEHLMEQCNLHTIVRLPNSVFRPYASIGTNLLFFEKGKPTKDIWFWEHLVPEGQKAYSMTRPIRLEHLEDCAAWWGGAERKSREEGERAWKVTAEEITARGYNLDIKNPHTEEEDLGDPEILLEELTRAEAEVISVRDQLKGILTEALLR
- a CDS encoding restriction endonuclease subunit S, coding for MNADRLFALYDRVAEAPDAVGRLRRFVLDLAVRGKLAEQDPADEPTSELSELIVRNRINDLGLPGNWCRTTVGDILDFRYGKGLKVSDRADDGPVPVYGSNGIVGYTTTPLTIRRSVIVGRKGSAGALNKCNGPSWTTDVAYYVESPSFFNLDYLFFSLATLDLSDLRKGVKPGLSRADAYSKLISVPPLAEQQRIVAKVDELMALCDQLEETRTAREDTRDRLTRASLTRLVAPEIDAPTFRSHARFAVDALPALTARADQVKNLRQTILNLAVRGKLVEQDPSDEPASELLKLIAAEKARLLKARKIRKRKPTESLSPPEPAFGLPSGWTVARLSDVVVELQTGPFGSSLHKSDYKMGGTPVVNPASIRNGKIVPVGKMAVGTDTLERLANFKLRAGDIVMGRRGEMGRCAVVAE
- a CDS encoding restriction endonuclease subunit S; protein product: LCGTGSLILRLSDSVCAEYLAMLIGSPDVREYLQGSSVGITMRNLNQSILLAMSIGLPPLAEQHRIVATVDALMALCDQLQAEVGEADGIRSKLLDSLLHESLAFQEASINVTVGSSARVWA
- a CDS encoding SIR2 family protein, whose amino-acid sequence is MIFPDQPYMNHVSEALWRIGGGASVMVGSGFSRNARPRRPDPPPMPTLKEMARELHRMLHPCVGNPTDCPPPERVPRLAEEYQAAFGPIGLHEALRRMVPDRDYVPGPFHERLLRMPWCDTFTTNWDTLLERARAVPAYAAVRAPSDLPSSTRPRIVKLHGSLPNPPLILTEEAYRTYRRTYAPFVNTVQQAMMETVVLLLGFSGDDPNFLHWSGWVRDNLGADAPKIYLAGHLRLSRTRRRMLQARNVVPIDLAEHPKASEWPDRHRLATDWILTSLECGRPYDQTRWPRPEKRKEVDSRLEPVAALRPLAGPVAEPDMVPPQSTSIEANKAEVTKVVEAWRHNRECYPGWIVFPRDIRSDQRDTVESWAPFILDVLPSMKLLERLDVICEMIWRFETSLARMPEALETAANEVLVAIDCRTRTVGGDRVATADWTAIRAKWRDVALSLLTAARYRLDTDGFEAGLERLTDYIDDDPCAAERFHHERCLWSLWELDYESLEERLGEWNVGDMDPMWKVRKSALLRDIGRGSEANSLVEEAVAEIGTIPQSSGEIAAVSREGWALRSTMSRDNFARIHGRLRELAPLKCDARDVWDLSSELEHLDRTGQPAPHFDLGVKRTSRQSIRSANDVRTSAYTSVRLAEVAGLPTAVDLMVVAGSLLALSAERLAIDDPRIAVSLVLRATKVESAPALERVLSRERVAALPKNEARRLCDATQRLALHAISRIETTRRREKNIPWLERARVAMEGWSRLVLRRGAEAASETFRRALELYRDPVVESHVLLHDALGNLLRRSWKTMPPHYRVRWILDILETPIPNNDEDGAISRYPEPGDLLRDVRRPPDRTPESESRWTKVVETLVRTADGSGELRERASRRLGRLAAWGLLTEPEAMQAAAAWWGAEADEDTPVPTQTTLHDYAFIVLPEPRPGMGRRAFARKWLAGDASQIALTKLYGYGASGLTAPHQNPRSADDILYQAGRAVAFMRHRERSLELSQSEEAFLTDVIDRWTETGVRWVRDFPDMVYAPFRTSMKHAGDGLGWVLSDMRVPASLAEKLNRKAKELHGTRLPDKGIPAFAILPGILRSAPELLDDIALTMAVGLASADGDMARDAFHALHLWLRWDPDETLPSPPERLVREVGVATAGRLAATGEALGIAQWIFEEGRADHREIIRDLVLSGMEYLLEELRYDRETAAANTLDIPLARWRCIQVARAIAAEQSETPEVVRRWLEFGRDDPLPEVRHVAANWSKEGGIAK